Within the Flavobacterium sp. 9R genome, the region AGTGAACGAATCCATAAGAAGCTTAGTTAGAGAAACCACTTTAAGTCCTACCGATTTTATGTTTCCAATGTTTATAGCAGAGGGCGAAAATGTACAAGTCGAAATTCCTTCTATGCCGGGAATCTACCGCCGTTCCATTGATTTAACAGTTGCTGAGGTCAAAGAAATTTATGCATTAGGCATTCGTGCGGTCAATATTTATGTAAAAGTTAGCGAAACGCTAAAAGACAATACCGGTAAAGAAGCTTGGAATCCTAACGGATTAATGCAACAAGCCATTCGTGCCATCAAAGCGGCTTGTCCAGAAATGATTGTTATGCCCGATGTGGCTTTAGACCCTTATTCTATTTATGGTCACGACGGAATCATTGCCAATGGCGATGTAGAAAATGACTCCACCAACGACGCTTTGGTAAAAATGGCCGTTTCACACGCGGAGGCAGGAGCCGATTTTGTAGCACCAAGCGATATGATGGACGGACGCGTGTTGCGTTTGCGTCAAGGATTGGATGCTGCGGGCTATCATCACGTGGGAATTATGAGTTATTCAGCCAAGTATGCTTCGGCATTTTATGGCCCGTTTCGCGATGCGTTAGACAGTGCCCCAAGAGAAGCTGAAATCGAAGTGCCCAAAGACAAAAAGACCTACCAAATGGATTATGCCAATCGCATCGAAGCCATTAAAGAAGCTTTGTCTGATGTGGAAGAAGGTGCTGATATGGTAATGGTAAAACCCGGAATCGCCTATTTGGATATCGTGCGTGAGGTAAAAAATGCCGTGAATGTACCCGTAACGGTTTTCCATGTTTCGGGTGAATATGCTATGATTAAAGCCGCAGCAGAAAGAGGTTGGCTCGATCATGACAAGATTATGATGGAACAATTAATGTGTATCAAGCGAGCTGGAGCTAGTTTAATCTCGACGTATTTTGCCAAAGAAGCTGCGATACTTTTAAATCAATGAAACATGAAAAAAATCACATTGACGCTAGTTGGACTTTTTACTAATTTTATTTCAGCACAAGCTATAATTACAGAAACTTTTGTTGATAAATGGGAAAATTCTAAAGTTTATTTGCTACAAATGGCAGAAGCTATGCCAGAAGAAAAGTACGGATTTAAGCCAAGTGAACGTGAAATGAGTTTTAAAGAGCAAATTGAGCACATACTAGGAAATATGGACTGGCTTAGTGGAAGTTATTTCGCAACGGATAAATATAAAAAAAGAGAGTTTACTCCAATTACAACAAAGGCGCAAGTTTTAGCCGAGATCAATACTGTTTTCGATTTGGCCAAAACCAGAATTGAAACCAATAGTAACATAGATTTAAGCCAGAAAGTGGATTTTTTTGCAGGACCTAAATCAAAATTACAAATTCTCAACCTGATGCAAGATCATGTTACGCATCACAGAGGACAGCTTATCGTTTATTTAAACTTATGTCAAATTCCACCACCAAAATATGTGGGTTGGTAAAAATAAATTAAAATGAAAAAAATAATTTTAGTAGTAGCATTAATAGCAATTGTCTCTTGCAAAAAAGAAAGTGCCGAGCCCTTTGGTACTCCAGCAACAACCGATGCAGCAACCGAAGCAAAAACCGAAACAGCTGCAACGCCCGAGGCATTAGGCAAAGAACTTTTTGAAACCAAAGGAGCCTGCATTGCCTGCCATAAAGTAGACACCAAACTTATTGGTCCAAGCTTGCAAGACATTGCCAAAACGTACAAAGAGAAAAACGGAGACCTAGTTGCCTTCCTCAAAGAAGAAGCAAAACCCATCATGGACCCAAGTCAATACGACATTATGAAGGCCAATTTTGCCATCACCAAAGCCATGTCCGAAGAAGAATTAAAAGGATTAGAAGCCTACATCTATTCCAATTTGAAATAAAAATAATCCTGAGCGAAGGCGAAGAATTAGGAGCTATTTCCTGCTCTACACTATATCTTTCCCGCCGAACCCCGGCGGCAAAGGATGCCGTTACGATCAGGGCTAAACCACACAAGAACCATTTGTACAAACGAATGGTTCTTTTTTTTTGAACGCAGTTTAATAATGAACCGCAAAGTTCGCAAAGGGCTACGCGAGGAACGCAATTAAACTCCAAAAAAAAAATTTGCGTTAATTCGTTTAATTTGCGGTTACATTTTCAACCATATAAGGCATATAAGGTCATTTAAGTTTTTTCATTGCGAACTTTGCGTAAATCTTTGCGAACCTTGCGGTTACCTTTTTTAAACACTACTAAAAATTTCAAACCATTTAAGGTATATAAATTCGCTTCATCCATAGCAGAATCACCTCCATTCATCCAAAAACTTTTAGTACTTTGCGGTTCAATTCACACCAACTTATGGAAACCGTTGCTATCAATACACCACTAGGAATCGCCCAAATTACAGGCGACGCCAACGGTATTAAACAAATTTCCGTTATCGATGAGGGAGAGGTTTCCTCTGAAATCCCATCGGTCTTACAAAACGCGGTTACCCAACTTAATGACTATTTTCAAGGCAAACGAACCCATTTTGATTTCAAACTTAATCCCAAAGGAACCGAATTCCAACAAAAAGTGTGGCAAGCCCTACTCGAAATTCCGTACGGGAAAACTTGTAGTTATATGGATTTGTCCAAAAAACTAGGCGATGTCAAAGCCATTCGAGCAGTAGCTTCGGCCAATGGAAAAAACCCACTATGGATTGTAGTACCCTGTCACAGAGTCATTGGTACTGATGGCTCACTAACGGGCTATGCTGGCGGATTGTGGTGCAAAAAATGGCTATTGGAACACGAAAGTCCATCTGGCCAACAAACACTTTTCTGAAATTATAGCCATAAATTCCCGAATTTTATTTTCAATTATTTAAATTCGTGAATAAATCACTTACAAATGATCGAAAAAATAAACCTCAATAATATTCTTTTTCTAGACATAGAAACCGTTCCTGAAGTTGCTGATTTCAATACTTTGGATGACGAAATGAAAGCGCTTTGGGATCACAAAACACTATACCAACGCAAAGACGATTTTACACCTGAAGAGTTTTATGATCGCGCTGGTATTTGGGCCGAGTTTGGAAAAATTGTATGCATTTCGGTAGGTTATTTTATTATCAAAGGGGACATTCGTAATTTTAGAGTGACCTCTTTTTTTGGTGAAGAAAAGCAGCTATTGAAGGATTTCAGTAATCTAATCAACAATCATTTTAATCAGCCGCAACACGTGTTGTGTGGTCATAATGCCAAAGAATTTGATATTCCGTTTTTAGCAAGAAGAATGATCATCAACCAAATGCCTATTCCCGACAAACTCAATTTATTTGGCAAAAAACCTTGGGAGATTCCGCATTTGGACACTTTGGAATTATGGAAATTTGGCGATTATAAGCATTTTACTTCCTTAAAATTAATGTGTAAAGTACTTGGCATTCCTTCACCAAAAGGCGATATCGACGGCAGCCAAGTCGGACATGTTTTTTATGTAGAGAAAGACATCGATCGCATCGTGACCTATTGCGAAAAAGATACTATTGCCGTGGCGCAGATTTTCCTTCGCCTTCGCAGAGAAGATCTACTGATTGACGAAGAGATTATTCATGTGTAAACAATTTCAAAATCAAAAATCAAAAGTCAAAATCAAAGGTCAAAATCAAAGGTCAAAATCAAAGGTCAAAATCAAATTTAAAATTAAAAGTCAATTTATAATGCTGGAATCAAATCCTTTTAAAGGGAAAATTTTTAATTTAGACGACAGATTAGTTCGTTTTGCGGGAGAATGTATTTTCTTTACACGAAAATTGGAAAAAAGCTATGAAAACGAATATTACAAGAATCAACTTATCCGTTCATCCTGGAGTTCAGCTTTAAACTTTGGCGAATCGCAAGGAGCTGCATCCGATAAAGATTTAATCTTCAAGCTAGCATTAGTTGTAAAAGAGCTAAAAGAATCTCGGAATTCTTTAAAAATATTAAATTATATAAATGAAGGTAATCAAGATTTTAGAGCTCTTCTTTTAATTGAAGTTGAAGAATTAATAGCAATTATATCTAAAATAATAATTAATAAAAAATAGTAAGTAAATCAAAGGTCAAATTTTTGATTTTGATTTTTGATTTTGATTTTTGAAATTTAAACATAAAAAAAATGGTATTGAGTAGATTTTGGTTGGTTATATTTATTTCTTCCATCCTTTTTGTAGTAGTGAGTTTGTTTTCGGGCAATAGTTATACTATCGATCATGTTTTGAATGGCAAAAAAGACGATCCTATTTTACTATCGGAACACTATCTAGAGCAAATGCCTGTTTTTATCAAAGACAGTCTTAAAAAGGCACCTGATCAAACCATGGTCATCAACCGAGATACCTTAAATGCCGACACTACCTATGTGTATAAAAACAAAGTAGTCAAAGTATTTAGCGGCGTTCAAAAATCTGATGGGCTCTTGCCAACATGTAAAAGTACCTTGCTCGATTTGATTTTGCCATTGATGGCGTACCTAGCTTTTTTCTGTGGATTGATGGAATTATTAATCATTTCAGGAGCTTCCGAAAAACTAGCCAAAGTATTGAGTCCGGTGTTCGTAAAAGTATTTCCTAGTATTCCTAAAAATCATCCTTCGATTTCCTATATGACCTTGAATTTTGCTGCAAATTTCTTAGGGTTAGATTCAGCCGCAACACCTTTTGGATTAAAAGCGATGGAAAGTTTGCAAACCATCAACCCCGAAAAAGATAAAGCCAGTGACGCACAGATTATGTTCATGTGTTTGCATGCATCAGGACTTACATTGATTGCTACTTCTATCATTGGTTATCGTGCAGCAGCAGGAGCTAGCAATCCTGCCGATGTAATGTTGCCTTGTATTATTACTTCTTTCATTGGAACCATTGCGGCTTTCTTAATTGTAGGTATAAAACAAAAAATCAATTTTAAAAGTGCTTCGTTAGTGCTAGGATTAATGGTTTTAATCGCCGCTATCGTAGGTTTATTGATGTATGTGAATCACTTGGATTTAATCGGAAAAAATTATTTTACTTCTAATCTTTCAGCTTTAATTTTAGTAGCTATTATTGCTTTTACGCTGATTTTGTCTTTTGTAAAAGAAAAGAAATTTACAGAGGCAGGCACCACCGTTTACGAAGCGTTTGTAACGGGAGCCAATAATGGAGTGAAAACAGGAGTAACCATTTTCCCTTATGTTTTGGGCATGTTGGTCGCTATCTCTTTGTTCCGAAATAGTGGTTTATTCGAAATTGTGAGCAATTGGGTAGCTTTTGCATTTTCTAATATGGGAGTTAACAAACAAATCACCGATGCGTTGCCAGTAGCTTTACTTAGACCGTTTAGCTCGGCAGGATCTCGCGGCTTTTTGATTGATTCCATGAATACTTTTGGAGCCGATTCGATGACCGGAAGACTAAGTAGTATTTTTCAATGCAGCGCCGAAAGCACTTTTTATGTAATTGCAGTTTATTTTGGTTCGGTAAATATCAAAAATACCCGTTATGCTTTAGGAACAATGTTGTTGGTAGACGTGATTTGTGTGATTACGGCTATTTTCGTGGCTAGCTGGTTTTTTTAGATCATTGTAATTAAATAATGACATTCGCCCAAAGGGTTTTAGTATGTTGGTCGAATGTCAAGATTTCATTAAATATTTATTCGTTGGGTCGAACGTATTTATAATATAACCCATTATCCGTTTCTGAATAAATAAATGAAAGTTCATAAAAGAATCCTTGTGTCTGATTGTTAATTTATACCAATTCTAAAGGATAAGTTATGAGAAATGGATTTTCATTCTTTCAACAATTCTTATCTTTACCTTTCATAAAAAAACAATACAATATGGACTTTATATACCAGGATCCTTATCCTATTTTAAAAGACGAAACCCAATACCGAAAAATTACTTCCGATTTTGTAAAAGTTGAACAATTAGGGGAACGTGAGATTTTAAGCGTTGACCCGAAAGGTCTGGAATTATTGGCTCAAGAAGCTATGAGAGACGTTTCTTTTATGTTGCGTACTTCGCATTTAGAAAAGTTAAGAGCCATTTTGGATGACCCAGAAGCGACCGATAATGATCGTTTTGTAGCGTATAATTTATTGCAAAATGCCGTAGTAGCTATCGATGGCGAATTGCCTTCTTGCCAAGATACAGGGACAGCAATTGTGATGGCCAAAAAAGGAGAGAATGTATACACCGGTGTTGATGATGCAGAGTATTTGTCTAGAGGGATTTTTAATACTTATCAAGAAAAAAACCTTCGTTATTCTCAAATTGTGCCCATTAGCATGTTTGAAGAAAAAAATTCAGGATCAAACCTTCCGGCTCAAATTGATATTTATGCTAAAAAAGGAGCTTCATATGAATTTCTGTTTTTAGCCAAAGGTGGAGGCTCAGCGAATAAAACGTATTTATACCAACAAACGAAATCTTTATTAAATGAGAAATCGTTAGATGCTTTTATTCGTGCTAAGATTATGGATTTGGGGACATCTGCTTGCCCACCTTACCACTTGGCTTTGGTGATTGGAGGAACTTCTGCCGAAGCTAATTTGGCAGCTGTAAAAAAAGCTTCTGCAGGTTATTTTGACCATTTGCCTACTTCTGGAAATATGGCAGGACAAGCTTTCCGTGATTTGGAGTGGGAGAAAAGAGTACAAATCATTTGCCAAGAAAGCCAGATTGGAGCACAATTTGGAGGTAAATATTTCACACACGATGTTCGTGTCATTCGTTTGCCGCGTCATGCTGCTTCTTGTCCAGTAGGACTAGGAGTTTCTTGTTCGGCGGATAGAAATATCAAAGGAAAAATTA harbors:
- a CDS encoding methylated-DNA--[protein]-cysteine S-methyltransferase; this translates as METVAINTPLGIAQITGDANGIKQISVIDEGEVSSEIPSVLQNAVTQLNDYFQGKRTHFDFKLNPKGTEFQQKVWQALLEIPYGKTCSYMDLSKKLGDVKAIRAVASANGKNPLWIVVPCHRVIGTDGSLTGYAGGLWCKKWLLEHESPSGQQTLF
- a CDS encoding four helix bundle protein, translating into MCKQFQNQKSKVKIKGQNQRSKSKVKIKFKIKSQFIMLESNPFKGKIFNLDDRLVRFAGECIFFTRKLEKSYENEYYKNQLIRSSWSSALNFGESQGAASDKDLIFKLALVVKELKESRNSLKILNYINEGNQDFRALLLIEVEELIAIISKIIINKK
- a CDS encoding 3'-5' exonuclease: MIEKINLNNILFLDIETVPEVADFNTLDDEMKALWDHKTLYQRKDDFTPEEFYDRAGIWAEFGKIVCISVGYFIIKGDIRNFRVTSFFGEEKQLLKDFSNLINNHFNQPQHVLCGHNAKEFDIPFLARRMIINQMPIPDKLNLFGKKPWEIPHLDTLELWKFGDYKHFTSLKLMCKVLGIPSPKGDIDGSQVGHVFYVEKDIDRIVTYCEKDTIAVAQIFLRLRREDLLIDEEIIHV
- a CDS encoding DinB family protein, whose protein sequence is MKKITLTLVGLFTNFISAQAIITETFVDKWENSKVYLLQMAEAMPEEKYGFKPSEREMSFKEQIEHILGNMDWLSGSYFATDKYKKREFTPITTKAQVLAEINTVFDLAKTRIETNSNIDLSQKVDFFAGPKSKLQILNLMQDHVTHHRGQLIVYLNLCQIPPPKYVGW
- a CDS encoding nucleoside recognition domain-containing protein, with product MVLSRFWLVIFISSILFVVVSLFSGNSYTIDHVLNGKKDDPILLSEHYLEQMPVFIKDSLKKAPDQTMVINRDTLNADTTYVYKNKVVKVFSGVQKSDGLLPTCKSTLLDLILPLMAYLAFFCGLMELLIISGASEKLAKVLSPVFVKVFPSIPKNHPSISYMTLNFAANFLGLDSAATPFGLKAMESLQTINPEKDKASDAQIMFMCLHASGLTLIATSIIGYRAAAGASNPADVMLPCIITSFIGTIAAFLIVGIKQKINFKSASLVLGLMVLIAAIVGLLMYVNHLDLIGKNYFTSNLSALILVAIIAFTLILSFVKEKKFTEAGTTVYEAFVTGANNGVKTGVTIFPYVLGMLVAISLFRNSGLFEIVSNWVAFAFSNMGVNKQITDALPVALLRPFSSAGSRGFLIDSMNTFGADSMTGRLSSIFQCSAESTFYVIAVYFGSVNIKNTRYALGTMLLVDVICVITAIFVASWFF
- a CDS encoding c-type cytochrome; its protein translation is MKKIILVVALIAIVSCKKESAEPFGTPATTDAATEAKTETAATPEALGKELFETKGACIACHKVDTKLIGPSLQDIAKTYKEKNGDLVAFLKEEAKPIMDPSQYDIMKANFAITKAMSEEELKGLEAYIYSNLK
- a CDS encoding fumarate hydratase, which codes for MDFIYQDPYPILKDETQYRKITSDFVKVEQLGEREILSVDPKGLELLAQEAMRDVSFMLRTSHLEKLRAILDDPEATDNDRFVAYNLLQNAVVAIDGELPSCQDTGTAIVMAKKGENVYTGVDDAEYLSRGIFNTYQEKNLRYSQIVPISMFEEKNSGSNLPAQIDIYAKKGASYEFLFLAKGGGSANKTYLYQQTKSLLNEKSLDAFIRAKIMDLGTSACPPYHLALVIGGTSAEANLAAVKKASAGYFDHLPTSGNMAGQAFRDLEWEKRVQIICQESQIGAQFGGKYFTHDVRVIRLPRHAASCPVGLGVSCSADRNIKGKITKDGIFVEQLEVNPKRLLPETPPHLEAAVEIDLNKPMPEILAELSKYPIKTRLKLNGTLIVARDIAHAKIKELLDAGKPMPEYFKNHPIYYAGPAKTPEGMPSGSFGPTTAGRMDVYVEEFQKNGGSMVMLAKGNRTKDVMNACKTYGGFYLGSIGGPAAILAKENILSVEVVDFEELGMEAVRKITIKDFPAFIITDDKGNDFFANL
- the hemB gene encoding porphobilinogen synthase, coding for MFPLHRNRRLRVNESIRSLVRETTLSPTDFMFPMFIAEGENVQVEIPSMPGIYRRSIDLTVAEVKEIYALGIRAVNIYVKVSETLKDNTGKEAWNPNGLMQQAIRAIKAACPEMIVMPDVALDPYSIYGHDGIIANGDVENDSTNDALVKMAVSHAEAGADFVAPSDMMDGRVLRLRQGLDAAGYHHVGIMSYSAKYASAFYGPFRDALDSAPREAEIEVPKDKKTYQMDYANRIEAIKEALSDVEEGADMVMVKPGIAYLDIVREVKNAVNVPVTVFHVSGEYAMIKAAAERGWLDHDKIMMEQLMCIKRAGASLISTYFAKEAAILLNQ